Proteins from one Candidatus Binatia bacterium genomic window:
- a CDS encoding response regulator codes for MAAKKILVVEDEPDIRKLVHYNLAQERFQVVEAEDGEKALKLLQRERPHLLILDLMLPGLSGLELCRNLRERPETARIPILMLTAKAGEADRVVGLEMGADDYLTKPFSPRELVARVKAILRRTDAPAAAGGNEVYEKGPLKINFSTYETSVRGKPVRLTLKEFELLRFLVQNPSRVLNRDQLLDRVWGGEVFVDPRTVDVHIRRLRKAIEKNDRKPEWVLTVRGVGYKFDEKALEK; via the coding sequence ATGGCCGCCAAGAAAATCCTCGTCGTCGAAGACGAGCCCGACATCCGCAAGCTCGTCCACTATAACCTCGCACAGGAGCGCTTTCAGGTGGTCGAGGCCGAGGACGGCGAGAAAGCTCTCAAGCTCTTGCAGCGCGAGCGGCCTCACCTTCTCATACTCGACTTGATGCTGCCCGGCCTATCCGGCCTCGAGCTCTGCCGCAATCTGCGCGAGCGGCCGGAGACCGCGCGCATCCCGATTCTCATGCTGACCGCGAAGGCGGGCGAGGCGGACCGGGTCGTGGGGCTGGAAATGGGCGCCGACGACTATCTCACGAAGCCTTTCAGCCCGCGCGAGCTGGTGGCGCGCGTGAAAGCGATCCTCCGCCGCACCGACGCGCCGGCCGCGGCCGGCGGAAACGAAGTGTACGAAAAAGGCCCGTTGAAGATCAACTTCTCGACCTATGAAACATCCGTGCGCGGCAAGCCCGTGCGTCTCACGCTCAAGGAATTTGAGTTGCTGCGCTTTCTGGTCCAAAATCCCAGCCGGGTGCTCAACCGCGATCAACTGCTCGACCGCGTATGGGGCGGCGAGGTGTTCGTCGATCCCCGCACCGTCGACGTCCATATTCGACGCCTGCGCAAGGCCATCGAAAAAAACGATCGCAAGCCGGAATGGGTCCTCACCGTTCGGGGAGTAGGCTACAAATTCGATGAAAAGGCCCTGGAAAAATAG
- the senB gene encoding selenoneine biosynthesis selenosugar synthase SenB produces MKIRIVTPAGPMDRNGNSITALRWARILKQLGHRVFVDETYRGEACNLLIALHARKSADSIRLFKKQYPDLPLVVALTGTDLYRDIRTSRAAQQSLDLADRLIVLQPMGLAELPRRLRRKTRVIYQSASRVRRQMRRHHIFKVCVIGHLRAEKDPLRTARAARHLPASSKIQVVHVGRAMNEAMGTRARAEAARNPRYRWLGELAHWKTRRLLAGSHLLSLTSRMEGSANVLSEAIASSVPVVASKISGLIGTLGKHYPGYFPAGDTRALVRLLRRAESESRFYRQLKSHCAGLRPLADPRQERAAWKALLSELSSSRAVNSPSAPRESRT; encoded by the coding sequence TCACGCCGGCCGGTCCGATGGATCGGAACGGCAACAGCATCACGGCGCTTAGGTGGGCACGTATTCTCAAGCAATTGGGGCATCGAGTCTTCGTGGACGAGACCTACCGCGGCGAGGCGTGCAATCTCCTGATCGCTCTCCACGCTCGGAAAAGCGCCGACTCGATCCGGCTTTTTAAAAAGCAATATCCTGATCTGCCGCTGGTCGTCGCGTTGACGGGGACCGACCTCTATCGGGATATCCGCACCAGCCGAGCCGCCCAGCAATCACTCGATCTGGCGGACCGGCTGATCGTTCTCCAACCGATGGGCCTGGCGGAGCTGCCGCGCCGGCTGCGACGGAAGACGCGGGTCATTTATCAATCGGCGTCGCGTGTCCGACGCCAAATGCGGCGCCATCATATTTTCAAGGTTTGCGTCATCGGCCACCTCCGTGCGGAAAAAGATCCCCTGCGGACGGCCCGGGCCGCACGCCACCTCCCCGCCTCATCTAAAATTCAGGTTGTGCACGTCGGCCGGGCGATGAACGAGGCAATGGGGACACGGGCGCGCGCCGAGGCGGCGCGCAATCCGCGCTACCGCTGGCTGGGAGAGCTGGCACATTGGAAGACGCGGCGTTTGCTGGCAGGCAGCCATCTTTTGTCGCTAACTTCCCGAATGGAAGGCAGCGCTAATGTTTTGTCCGAGGCGATCGCTTCGTCGGTGCCCGTCGTCGCTTCGAAGATATCCGGCCTCATCGGCACCCTCGGCAAACATTATCCCGGCTACTTCCCCGCCGGAGACACACGCGCCCTCGTTCGACTTCTCCGCAGGGCCGAGAGCGAGTCGCGCTTTTACCGGCAACTGAAATCCCACTGCGCGGGATTGCGGCCCCTGGCCGACCCCAGGCAGGAGCGCGCCGCGTGGAAAGCGTTGCTGAGCGAATTGTCGTCAAGCCGCGCAGTCAACTCTCCTTCGGCGCCTCGTGAATCCAGGACTTGA
- the pstB gene encoding phosphate ABC transporter ATP-binding protein PstB, translating into MEPAVTGNDRVDAKGSAGAKSIIEVRDLDVFYGPTHALKSVGVEIAEKKVTAFIGPSGCGKTTLLRCLNRMNDLIPNVRITGSVKLAGSEIYDSATDVINLRRRVGMIFQKWNPFPKSIYENVIYGLRIVGINDRRRLDTAVETNLKRAALWDEVKDNLHKSAADLSGGQQQRLCIARALAVEPEVLLMDEPCSALDPISTAKIEELIHELKHTFTIVIVTHNMQQAARVSDATAFFYLGELIEFGETGRLFTTPVKRQTEDYITGRFG; encoded by the coding sequence ATGGAGCCCGCCGTCACGGGAAATGACCGAGTGGACGCAAAAGGCTCGGCCGGCGCCAAGTCGATCATCGAGGTGCGCGACCTGGACGTTTTCTATGGTCCGACTCACGCGCTCAAATCCGTCGGCGTCGAAATAGCCGAAAAAAAGGTCACGGCCTTCATCGGCCCCTCGGGCTGCGGCAAGACGACGCTCTTGCGCTGTCTCAACCGCATGAACGATCTCATCCCGAACGTTCGGATCACCGGCAGCGTCAAGCTCGCCGGCAGCGAGATCTACGATTCGGCCACCGACGTCATCAATCTCCGGCGCCGCGTGGGAATGATTTTTCAGAAGTGGAATCCCTTTCCCAAGAGCATCTATGAAAACGTGATCTATGGGCTTAGAATCGTCGGCATCAACGACCGCCGCCGGCTGGACACGGCGGTGGAAACGAATCTCAAGCGCGCCGCGTTGTGGGACGAGGTCAAGGACAACTTGCACAAAAGCGCCGCCGACCTTTCCGGCGGACAGCAGCAGCGCCTCTGCATCGCGCGCGCGCTCGCCGTCGAGCCCGAGGTGCTGCTGATGGACGAGCCCTGCTCGGCGCTGGACCCGATCTCGACGGCGAAGATTGAGGAGCTGATTCACGAGCTGAAGCATACATTCACAATCGTTATCGTGACGCACAACATGCAGCAGGCCGCCCGCGTGTCCGACGCGACGGCTTTTTTCTACCTCGGCGAATTGATAGAATTCGGCGAGACGGGCAGGCTCTTCACCACGCCCGTGAAGCGGCAGACGGAGGACTACATTACGGGGAGATTCGGCTAA
- the pstC gene encoding phosphate ABC transporter permease subunit PstC, with the protein MNPSNYAETAAPAAAQRLAGLLARRLGEKIIEALLFLAALSSVGITVGIVGILLYESAEFFRHVSVVDFLTDTQWTVLFTDPHYGIMPLVTGTVVTSAVALLVALPLGTVIAIYLSEYATNKVREIIKPALELLSAVPTVVFGYFALLFVTPLLQRLLPNLPGFNMLSAGIVIGIMIVPYVSSLSEDAMKAVPVQIREGSYAMGATRLQTALRVLVPSAFSGIASAYVLGFSRAVGETMVVAIAAGQQPNLTLNPMEGAATITAYIVQVSLGDLPHGSVAYQSIFAAGLTLMLMTLVFNIAGYLLRKKFREIY; encoded by the coding sequence ATGAACCCTTCCAATTACGCGGAAACGGCGGCGCCGGCGGCGGCGCAACGCCTTGCCGGTCTGTTGGCGCGCCGGTTGGGCGAGAAGATCATCGAAGCGCTGCTTTTTCTAGCGGCGCTCTCGTCGGTCGGCATCACGGTAGGCATCGTTGGAATCCTTCTCTACGAGTCCGCCGAGTTTTTCAGGCATGTCTCCGTTGTAGACTTTCTTACCGATACGCAGTGGACCGTGCTGTTCACCGATCCGCACTACGGCATCATGCCGCTGGTGACGGGGACGGTCGTCACTTCGGCGGTCGCACTGCTCGTCGCATTGCCGCTCGGGACCGTCATCGCCATCTATCTCAGCGAGTACGCGACCAATAAAGTTAGGGAGATCATCAAGCCCGCCCTGGAGCTTCTCAGCGCGGTTCCGACCGTGGTCTTCGGTTACTTCGCCCTGCTGTTCGTGACGCCTCTGTTGCAGCGGCTGCTGCCGAATCTTCCCGGCTTCAACATGCTCAGCGCCGGAATCGTGATCGGCATCATGATCGTTCCGTACGTAAGCTCTTTGAGCGAGGACGCGATGAAGGCCGTGCCGGTGCAGATCCGGGAAGGCTCGTATGCCATGGGCGCGACCCGGCTGCAAACGGCTCTGAGGGTGCTCGTTCCTTCCGCTTTCTCCGGCATCGCCTCGGCCTATGTCCTGGGCTTTTCGCGCGCCGTCGGCGAAACCATGGTGGTCGCCATCGCCGCCGGCCAGCAGCCCAACCTGACGTTGAATCCCATGGAAGGCGCGGCGACGATCACCGCCTACATCGTGCAAGTGAGTCTCGGCGATCTGCCGCACGGCAGCGTCGCGTATCAGAGCATATTCGCCGCCGGGCTGACGTTGATGCTGATGACGCTCGTCTTCAACATCGCCGGCTATCTGTTGCGCAAGAAATTCCGGGAGATTTATTAA
- a CDS encoding MFS transporter produces MKISIWKFLGADHLPHDSRRKLGVVALLYFIQGSPLGILWEVLPIYLRLQGISLAAIGGLRLLELPYSLKVLWSPLVHRYGDRRVWIFGCMGGVALVVGFLPFVDATQVTWLLLILLLALTTLSATQDVAIDSYSVGLVRREEEGPANGVRASAYRVALVVFGGGVVFLAAILDWSKLFVLAGAMLALLALSTRAIPKLTLPEEARVHWLAGFVGWAGTWRVVPLVLFVLTYKLGEFAIGPMVKPFWVDYGSSIWPLKEDLVFQIGLMPTTFGIVLSVAGALAGGAFISRFGIFHAVWFLGLLQATSNLGYSLVQWMDLGRFGLYGASIFESFSGGLGTAAFLAFLMNVCQKEHATVQYAFLSSIFSLTGRLVGGISGFGAERFGYGNYFALTFLVSLPAFLVLPWIKSWIHEAPKES; encoded by the coding sequence ATGAAAATCAGCATCTGGAAATTTCTCGGAGCCGACCACCTGCCGCACGACTCGCGGCGCAAGCTCGGCGTCGTCGCGCTGCTCTACTTCATTCAAGGCAGCCCGTTGGGAATTCTTTGGGAAGTTCTGCCGATCTATCTGCGACTGCAAGGAATCTCTCTCGCGGCGATCGGCGGCCTGCGCCTGCTCGAGCTTCCGTATTCTTTGAAAGTTCTATGGTCGCCTCTGGTGCATCGCTACGGCGACCGCCGCGTTTGGATTTTTGGCTGCATGGGGGGCGTCGCCCTCGTCGTGGGGTTTCTGCCGTTTGTGGACGCGACGCAAGTGACTTGGCTTCTCCTCATCCTGCTGCTTGCGCTGACGACCCTATCCGCGACGCAGGATGTCGCCATCGATTCGTACAGTGTCGGTCTCGTCCGTCGCGAAGAAGAAGGGCCGGCCAACGGCGTGCGCGCTTCCGCTTACCGCGTGGCGCTGGTTGTTTTCGGAGGCGGCGTTGTGTTTCTGGCCGCGATCTTGGACTGGAGCAAGCTCTTCGTTTTGGCCGGCGCCATGCTGGCTCTTTTGGCGCTCTCGACGCGGGCGATTCCGAAATTGACCTTGCCCGAAGAGGCGCGCGTGCATTGGCTGGCGGGCTTTGTCGGCTGGGCCGGCACCTGGCGCGTCGTTCCGCTGGTGCTTTTTGTTTTGACGTACAAGTTAGGTGAATTCGCGATCGGTCCGATGGTGAAACCTTTTTGGGTGGATTACGGAAGCTCGATATGGCCGTTGAAAGAGGATCTCGTGTTTCAAATCGGATTGATGCCGACCACCTTCGGCATCGTCTTGAGCGTGGCCGGCGCGCTCGCCGGCGGAGCTTTTATTTCCCGCTTCGGCATTTTTCACGCGGTGTGGTTTCTCGGTTTGCTCCAGGCGACTTCGAATCTAGGTTACTCGCTGGTGCAATGGATGGACCTGGGTCGCTTCGGTCTCTATGGCGCTTCGATTTTCGAGTCTTTCAGCGGCGGTCTCGGAACGGCTGCATTTCTAGCGTTCCTCATGAACGTGTGCCAAAAAGAACACGCCACCGTCCAATACGCGTTCTTGTCGTCGATCTTCTCGCTTACCGGCCGGCTGGTGGGAGGGATCAGCGGGTTCGGGGCGGAGCGATTCGGTTATGGAAATTATTTCGCTCTGACGTTTCTCGTCTCGCTGCCCGCGTTCTTAGTCTTGCCTTGGATCAAGTCCTGGATTCACGAGGCGCCGAAGGAGAGTTGA
- the pstA gene encoding phosphate ABC transporter permease PstA: MAPAGTERGAGASRRKFYDRAFAIFGLLATFVGLITLSALILDLALDGADRLSAQFLSSFPSRFPEQAGILSAWVGTTLVMLVTASTAVPMGVAAGVYLEEYAPKNWLTALIEINIANLAGVPSIVYGLMALGLFVYQLRLGQSVLTAGLTLALLILPIVIVATRESVRAVPGSIHEAAYALGATKWQMVKDHVLPYSTGGILTGVIIALSRAIGETAPLITIGALTFIAFLPGSPVKAEFPFISFDWLMSPFTVMPIQMFNWVSRPQEEFHLNAAAAGLVLMLMTLVMNGLAIYLRYRFRKRIRW; this comes from the coding sequence ATGGCTCCGGCGGGAACCGAACGGGGCGCCGGGGCGTCGCGGCGTAAATTTTACGACCGGGCGTTCGCGATTTTCGGCTTGCTGGCGACTTTCGTCGGCTTGATTACGCTTTCCGCCCTGATCCTGGACCTGGCGCTCGACGGCGCGGACCGGCTGAGCGCGCAATTTCTCAGTTCCTTCCCTTCGCGCTTTCCCGAGCAGGCGGGGATTCTCTCGGCCTGGGTCGGCACGACCCTGGTCATGCTGGTGACGGCGTCGACCGCCGTTCCGATGGGCGTCGCCGCCGGAGTCTATCTCGAAGAGTACGCGCCGAAAAACTGGCTCACCGCTCTGATCGAAATCAACATCGCCAACCTGGCCGGCGTCCCTTCGATCGTTTACGGCCTCATGGCCCTGGGACTGTTTGTGTACCAACTGCGTTTGGGACAAAGCGTTCTCACCGCCGGACTGACGCTGGCTTTGCTGATTCTTCCGATCGTCATCGTCGCGACGCGGGAATCCGTCCGCGCCGTTCCCGGCAGCATCCACGAGGCCGCCTATGCCCTCGGCGCGACCAAGTGGCAAATGGTCAAAGACCACGTGTTGCCGTATTCGACGGGCGGTATTTTGACCGGAGTCATCATCGCGCTGTCGCGTGCGATCGGAGAAACCGCCCCGTTGATCACGATCGGCGCCCTGACGTTTATCGCCTTCCTTCCCGGTTCGCCCGTCAAGGCCGAGTTTCCTTTTATTTCGTTCGACTGGCTCATGTCCCCGTTCACGGTGATGCCGATCCAGATGTTCAACTGGGTTTCCCGCCCGCAGGAGGAATTCCACCTGAATGCGGCCGCCGCGGGTCTGGTTTTGATGCTCATGACGCTGGTGATGAACGGCCTGGCGATTTATTTGCGCTACCGCTTCAGGAAGCGAATCCGGTGGTAG
- a CDS encoding MgtC/SapB family protein has translation MSYSEIGLRLVLAILLGGVIGLERASAQKPAGLRTNILVCMGTTMFILIALMAFEEYPQSAVDITRMAAGIITGIGFLGAGTILRTETGVQGLTSAATIWLVCGIGMAIGLGYYFLAAAGAFLGFVVLRLLPFLEARFK, from the coding sequence ATGAGTTATTCCGAGATCGGATTGAGATTGGTTCTCGCCATATTGCTGGGCGGAGTTATCGGTCTGGAGCGGGCGTCCGCCCAGAAGCCCGCCGGCTTACGGACCAATATCCTCGTCTGCATGGGCACGACGATGTTCATTTTGATCGCTCTCATGGCTTTCGAAGAATATCCCCAGTCCGCCGTCGATATCACCAGAATGGCCGCCGGAATCATCACCGGAATCGGCTTTCTGGGCGCGGGGACCATTCTGCGCACAGAGACTGGCGTGCAGGGCTTAACGTCGGCGGCTACGATCTGGCTGGTCTGCGGAATCGGCATGGCGATCGGCCTGGGCTACTATTTTCTTGCCGCGGCGGGCGCATTTCTTGGATTCGTAGTCTTGAGACTCCTCCCGTTCCTGGAAGCGAGATTCAAATAA
- a CDS encoding ATP-binding protein: MKRPWKNRVVVKLFLSYLAVVLLLFVLFYLYAAFVVRDFHISSLSGKMRDEAAIVSRLLALDSAGAVFDQICRELARDLGVRITVIALDGKVLGDSDESSAAMENHGSRPEVVEALAKGAGSSTRYSTTVHHEMLYQATLDREKKRIIRLSVPLNAVEAAEGSIRHAILAGLLVFSALGLLLAFFFSRLLERRVKSMVEFSASVAQGSFPQSIHIDREDELSLLERNLNEMSRAIQEKIKGVVGEKEKVDSILRCMSEGVLVVDNQGRLILLNQNAQKMFGLPATQTFQGASFMEVSRHPEMKKLLEEVLACDCSTDCFAKEVCLDHGQWFRVSAVSLRDADQKALGYILVFHDITELKRLETVRSDFVANVSHELRTPLTAIRGYAETLLRSPPADPKEAENFLTIIYRHSERLGRLIDDLLALSDLESGKIQITRERLQPAELIARVLEIFGDQARKKDISLSKDISPGLPAILGDSDRLQQLLINLIDNAVKYTPAGGEVEVSAALAAGANHHLPVVEIAVSDTGGGIPEKDLPRLTERFYRVDKARSRELGGTGLGLAIVKHIVQAHQGQLKIESRIGKGTTVRVFLPVEDAEAKLPLDSWMGKTA, encoded by the coding sequence ATGAAAAGGCCCTGGAAAAATAGAGTCGTCGTCAAGCTCTTCCTGTCCTACCTCGCCGTCGTTCTCCTTCTGTTCGTCCTTTTTTATCTTTACGCCGCCTTCGTCGTCAGAGATTTTCATATCTCCTCTCTATCCGGAAAGATGCGGGACGAAGCCGCGATCGTAAGCCGGCTGCTGGCGTTGGATTCGGCCGGAGCCGTTTTTGATCAAATTTGCCGCGAGCTGGCGCGCGACCTCGGCGTCAGGATCACCGTCATCGCCCTGGACGGGAAGGTGCTGGGCGATTCCGACGAGTCTTCCGCCGCGATGGAAAATCACGGCTCTCGTCCGGAGGTCGTGGAAGCCCTGGCCAAAGGAGCCGGAAGCAGCACGCGCTACAGCACGACCGTTCACCACGAAATGCTCTACCAGGCGACGCTGGATCGAGAAAAAAAACGCATCATTCGCCTATCGGTTCCGTTGAACGCCGTCGAAGCGGCGGAAGGCTCCATCCGCCATGCCATCCTCGCCGGACTCCTCGTCTTCTCGGCGCTGGGTCTCCTGCTGGCGTTCTTTTTCTCCCGCCTGTTGGAGCGGAGAGTCAAGTCGATGGTGGAATTCTCCGCGAGCGTCGCCCAAGGCTCTTTCCCGCAATCGATCCACATCGACCGGGAGGACGAGCTCAGCCTTTTGGAACGCAACCTCAACGAGATGAGCCGCGCCATCCAGGAAAAGATCAAAGGCGTCGTCGGCGAGAAAGAGAAGGTCGATTCGATCTTGCGCTGCATGAGCGAAGGCGTTCTGGTCGTCGATAACCAAGGCCGGCTGATTCTTTTGAACCAGAACGCGCAGAAGATGTTCGGCCTGCCCGCGACGCAGACCTTCCAGGGCGCCTCCTTCATGGAGGTCTCGCGCCACCCGGAAATGAAGAAACTTCTGGAAGAAGTCCTCGCCTGCGACTGCTCCACGGACTGCTTCGCCAAGGAAGTCTGCCTCGATCATGGCCAGTGGTTTCGGGTGTCCGCCGTCAGCCTGCGCGACGCCGATCAGAAGGCGCTCGGTTATATCCTGGTCTTTCACGACATCACGGAGCTGAAGCGCCTCGAGACCGTGCGCTCGGACTTCGTCGCCAACGTCTCGCACGAGCTACGCACGCCGCTCACCGCGATCCGCGGCTACGCCGAAACTCTGCTGCGATCTCCGCCCGCCGATCCCAAGGAGGCGGAAAATTTTCTCACCATCATCTACCGCCACTCCGAGAGGCTCGGAAGACTGATCGACGACCTGCTGGCCTTGTCGGACCTGGAATCCGGCAAGATTCAGATAACCCGGGAGCGCCTCCAGCCCGCGGAGTTGATTGCGCGAGTGCTCGAAATCTTCGGCGATCAGGCGCGAAAAAAAGATATCTCACTGTCTAAGGATATCTCGCCCGGATTGCCTGCGATCCTCGGCGACTCGGACCGCTTGCAACAGCTTCTCATCAACCTGATCGACAACGCCGTGAAGTATACGCCCGCCGGCGGCGAGGTCGAGGTCAGCGCCGCTTTGGCCGCCGGCGCGAACCATCATTTGCCCGTGGTGGAGATCGCGGTATCCGACACCGGCGGGGGCATACCCGAAAAGGATCTGCCGCGGTTGACGGAGCGATTCTACCGAGTGGACAAGGCGCGCTCGCGAGAACTCGGGGGAACGGGACTCGGACTGGCGATCGTCAAACACATCGTCCAGGCGCATCAGGGACAGCTCAAGATCGAGAGCAGAATCGGTAAAGGAACTACGGTGCGGGTTTTCCTGCCCGTCGAAGACGCCGAAGCTAAGCTACCGCTCGACAGTTGGATGGGCAAAACCGCGTAA
- the phoU gene encoding phosphate signaling complex protein PhoU, protein MLAQHTDKKYEEDLKKLREDILYMGGLVENQIQKAVSSLVERDSALAETIIQRDHEVNRLDVEIDDLCIRLLALHQPAARDLRFITTALKITTDLERIGDMAVNICERALELNVEPQLKPYIDIPRMARTSERMIRESLDAFVREDTDLALKVCKDDQEVDDLNSQIFRETISFMIEDPHTINRAMKISSISKYLERIADHATNIAEMVVFMVKGKSIRHMKDIPQSI, encoded by the coding sequence ATGCTGGCGCAACACACGGATAAAAAGTACGAGGAGGACCTGAAGAAGCTCCGCGAGGACATCCTCTACATGGGCGGCCTGGTGGAGAACCAGATCCAAAAAGCGGTCAGCTCGCTCGTCGAGCGCGACTCCGCGCTGGCGGAGACGATCATTCAAAGAGACCATGAGGTGAACCGGCTCGACGTGGAGATCGACGATCTCTGCATCCGCTTGCTCGCCCTGCACCAGCCGGCGGCGCGCGACCTACGCTTCATCACGACCGCGCTCAAGATCACGACCGATCTGGAGCGGATCGGCGACATGGCCGTCAACATCTGCGAGCGGGCCCTGGAGCTTAACGTCGAGCCGCAGCTCAAGCCCTACATCGACATCCCGCGCATGGCGCGGACTTCCGAACGCATGATCCGCGAGAGCCTCGACGCCTTCGTGCGCGAAGACACCGACCTCGCCTTGAAGGTTTGCAAAGATGACCAGGAGGTCGACGATCTCAACAGCCAGATCTTTCGCGAGACGATCAGCTTCATGATCGAAGATCCCCACACGATCAATCGCGCGATGAAGATCAGCTCGATATCGAAATATCTCGAGCGGATCGCCGACCACGCCACCAACATCGCCGAGATGGTGGTCTTCATGGTCAAAGGCAAAAGCATACGGCATATGAAAGATATCCCTCAATCGATCTAA
- a CDS encoding PstS family phosphate ABC transporter substrate-binding protein, with amino-acid sequence MALLVGGSLAAISSLAVPETAAQIVQIDGSSTVFPVTEAVAEEFQKAKRGKVKVTVGISGTGGGFKKFCRGETDISDASRPILKQEMETCKGTGVQYYELPVAFDALTVMVNPKNDWISSLTVADLKKIWEPGAQAKVTHWNQVRPTWPNAPLKLFGPGADSGTFDYFTEAIVGKAKASRGDFTASEDDNVLVQGIANDKNALGYFGFAYYIENQKKLKAVPIDGGKGPVAPSPKTVEDGTYQPLSRPIFIYVSKKAAGKPEVKEFVEFYMQNAAKLVKQVKYVALPANAYTLGLEHFQKGKIGTVFDGEAQVGIKIEELLKREGKF; translated from the coding sequence ATGGCGCTGTTGGTTGGTGGTTCGCTGGCGGCGATTTCGAGCTTGGCTGTGCCGGAAACGGCGGCGCAGATCGTTCAAATCGACGGCTCCAGCACCGTGTTCCCGGTCACGGAAGCGGTGGCCGAGGAATTCCAGAAGGCAAAAAGAGGCAAAGTTAAAGTCACGGTCGGCATCTCCGGCACCGGCGGCGGCTTCAAGAAGTTCTGCCGCGGCGAGACGGATATCAGCGACGCGTCGCGGCCGATCCTCAAGCAAGAAATGGAGACCTGCAAAGGGACGGGCGTCCAATATTACGAGCTGCCCGTCGCTTTCGACGCATTGACCGTGATGGTCAATCCTAAAAACGACTGGATCTCGTCTCTGACGGTGGCCGACTTGAAAAAAATCTGGGAGCCGGGCGCCCAGGCCAAAGTGACCCATTGGAACCAGGTGCGTCCGACGTGGCCGAACGCGCCGCTGAAGCTCTTCGGTCCGGGCGCCGATTCCGGCACGTTCGACTACTTCACCGAAGCGATCGTGGGCAAGGCCAAGGCCAGCCGCGGCGACTTCACCGCCAGCGAGGACGACAACGTGCTCGTCCAGGGAATCGCCAACGATAAGAACGCTCTCGGTTACTTCGGCTTTGCGTACTACATCGAGAACCAGAAAAAACTCAAAGCCGTGCCCATCGACGGCGGCAAAGGTCCGGTCGCGCCTTCACCGAAGACCGTCGAAGACGGCACGTATCAGCCGCTGTCCCGGCCGATCTTTATCTACGTGAGCAAAAAAGCGGCCGGCAAGCCTGAAGTCAAAGAGTTCGTCGAGTTCTACATGCAGAACGCAGCCAAGCTCGTGAAGCAGGTTAAATACGTGGCGCTCCCCGCCAACGCATACACGTTGGGCCTTGAGCATTTCCAAAAAGGCAAAATCGGAACGGTGTTCGACGGCGAAGCGCAGGTCGGCATCAAGATCGAAGAGCTGCTCAAGCGCGAGGGGAAATTTTAG